TTGTTTACATATTCTTCCGTATCCTAATTCTGAGGCGTCCATCTCGATGATTAGACTTGCCTTAGGGTCTAGTATACTCAAATAAGGAATTTCTTTTACTATAGTTTTAATCTTTTGAACTATTTTGGATATGTCTTCTGTCCAAGAAGGAGGTTGTTTTCTTAATCTTTTATATAAAAGTTCACATAAAATTCTTATTCATGGTAAAAATTCGGCTACATAATTAAGACATCCTAAGAATCTTTGTAGTTATTTTTTGTCAATAATTTCATCCGAAAATTCTTCTACAAATTCAACAAATCTTTTAATCGGAGTAATCGTTCCTTGGAAAATTTCATACCCTAAAAACCTTATTCttgttataaatatttttattttcttttcaaataagACAAGACCGTTTTCCTTTATAAtattaatgaatttttttaggTGTTGAATATGTTGGTTTATTCCTTTAGAGTATACAAGTACGTCATCTAAATAAGCTATGGTAAAATTTACATATgagtataaaatattaataataatttcttGAAATTCACTTGGTGCATTTTTTAATCCTTGAGACATTACATTACATTCATAATGTTCAAAGGGTACTATAAAAACTGTTTTATATCTATATTCTTCTTTTACTGATATTTGataatattcaaattttaaattaaatttagaaaagatagTAGCattatttaatcttttaattaagTCATTTTTGTTGGATAAGAAATATCTTATCCattttaagaatttatttagACACTTGTAATTAATTACTAACTTTGGAAGCTTCGTTTttgatttctgagactttcatTACATAAAATTCTGTACAATTTTAAGGAGACTTTGATGGCCTGATTAATCATTTGTCTAAGTattcttggatttctttcttACAATACGTCAAGAATTCTTTGTTCATTTGAATTGATTTTGCTTTAGTggagatatttttttattaaaatcatcttCATATGGTAGGAATATTTCATgtaattttctataataaaaaattttgaatttaaattgcacaaatctttttttatcctatcttctaacatttttattacggtttgaattttttcattttctaaTTGCTGTTCTAttcttttatataaaatttttttggtttagaaaattaatatgtatttttttatattaagttGGAAGATAGCAATTTGTTGTAGTAAATTTAGTTCTCTCCTCTTGAgtttttatataaattcaaatagAATAGGTTGGTTTGGTATACAATAGGTGGTTACTTCATCTACATCTACCATAAAAAGATATAGTAAAAGAGTGAAGGGGTTTCTTAATATAATTTGTTGGGATATTCTTTTTGTCAATAAAAAGTAGTTGAAAAGCATACTTTTCTTTTACAAATTTTTGCTTTAAAAATCTTATAGTTTATAGTCATTCTATTATTTTCTACTTTGACAATAATTTCAGTTGTTTTTTTATAATACTTGGTAGGTATTAACCCTTCCTGTATACAGTTTACATCTACTCCTGGGTCTACCATAGctataaattcaaatttctcTTTTCTGATCATTATTATTATAGGAGTATACCATTTCTGGTTAAGTAGTaatagagtaaagtatcatttttgtctcCAACATTTGGAGTAAGAttcaaagttgtccctaacttttcaaaattgactcaatgttgtcctaccGTTAGAGATCTGTTAACGGAATTGACGataggacaaaattgagacgattttaaaacattggagacttaaataggacaaaaacgttggggacaaaaacgatacataaaaataaatttacggtacatagttattcaattattttttaatcacatctaagtaaattacacttaatcacattattttgattctaaataaatttatatttttataattttactcttaaagatttttattcatcatgaaatatttgtagaatgactagaatcacattactttatatgtattatttttttctacaaGTTTATGTATTAGTCATTCTATAGACATTTTATGATGAGTAAAAATTtctaagagtaaaattataaaaaataaatttatttagaacaAAAGCAATGTGATTAAGtataatttacttagatgtgattaaaaaaatgaataactATGTAccgtaaaaaattgatattattgaaggataaaattaaaatttatttttatgtatcgtttttgcccccaacgttttcgtcctatttaagttcctaacattttaaaatcatttcaattttgtcccgtcATCAATTCTATTAACagatccctaacggcaggacaacattgagtcaagtTTGAAACGTTAGGATTTAAATAGAACGATTTAAACATTAGGGATAACTTTGAGACTTACCGCAAACGTTGGGAACAAAACGACACTTTACTCTTAATAATATTAGTTCATTAATGTAATTTTGTGGGGTTAtgacttcttcttcttcctccattaATTCTAAtggttcttttcttttttgtaacTTTACTATGTTTTCTCCTTCTAACTTCGGTATTCTATAGTCAAAGAGagatattttgttattttaattcaaaaatttcgagtttcaacatttttatttcttcttatAAATGTTTTAAAGAAGTCTCTTCTTTAGGAGTTCTAAACATGTTATATATCTTTGAGAATGGATCctctcaattgttaaaaaaaattaagagagtAAGGTATAATCTCTAACCCTTCATTGCTctatcttttatatttatttttggtctcacttataaaattaatgatagaagatcacactttactcccttaattgttaaaaaaaaattgagaggatCCAGTTCCTATATCTCTTTAATTTCTATTGGCCTTATTTcttctttgactttttttttctaatcaGATCATTTAATTGGAATATGAGCTCATCTTTCAAAAGAAAATCTTCTAATTTAtctattataaatattaaagtgCTTGTTTGTTCTCTAATTAATGTATTGATTGACTTTTCCTGAGTTCTcgtaattatatttaaaaattttatacaaCTATCACAACTACATATTCCTGATCCCAAACTCGagtcttcttcttctaattcagAAGAACCCGAAAAAAATGGTATATCtaactattatataaaattacttGAATCATTAGAAGaatattctttttttgtttCGATTTTTGATTCACTGTCAATTAGTATAGAAATTAAAGTTTTTTTGACTTCttcattattaattttgtttattttttcttttattttgcacTTATTAGTGTAATGACGTGACTTTTTACATTTTCAATAAACTATGTATTTCTGGTCACTTTTCTTTTTATcatttcatttttgtttttttttgtaatttttctttgGCTTATTTCTTGATATATAAGGTTCTCTAGATTGATACTTATGCTTGTTCTCATAAttctttatatttctttttttaatgaTTCTATTTTAGTTGCTAGGTGTCTTTTCAGTTGTAATGCCATACTAttgacaaaaatttttaaattctcgCTTACtactcatatttttttttttattttttcttgtaaTCTGGTGTCAGTACATATTTCTACTCTAATTTGTACTACTATATTATGTATTTGGCCAAAAGTTAGACCTTCATATGGTATTTGAGTACCAAATAGAGATTATAACTTTTGTAaactttttttgaaaagagtttgagTAGAGCTGCTGCATCATCTCTCATCATAACTTTAGAGATGAAAACATCTTTATACCACTTATGATATGGTGGGACATTGTTAGTttaattatatgtatatataacaCTACTACTAGAGGTTTAATATGCTTTCTtcataaattttcttttcttggtaGAGGTTGACTATATGGATTGTGCAATGCCATTGCATGCTATTCTGAATAATTTCAGAAGTCAACCCATTTATACATATCCAGGAAAAGgttaaattattgaattttaatgtttttaatataaattagtTCTATAAGGTTTAGTGGAGCTTGGTTAGTGGATACTGGATAGTGTTAGCTTTATTACGTGTGTAGTAATGGTGGTTATAAGAACATTTTAGGAATTAGAAATTGGACACCAAATAGCAGTTATATATATTTGCCAGATTCTAACACCCCGATTTCCTTTGGGACATGTTGTATGTTTTACAGTATATTTACTTATATGACATAACTTTTTGGCTCTAAGGTGCTTTGTagtttgtaatattattttagtttatagCCCCTTTCTTTCCTTCTTATGTTTGTGAGGGGAGTGGGGGGATATCTAAATTGTTGGTGGAACTTATGTAATACTGGTTGCTTATGAGATGCTTTGGTTTAACCTGAACCCGGCCTAGAAGCAGCAACTTGATTTAAAACTGAAGACTTGTATGGCTGTTTGACTGCATTGTAATTTTGCAGCATTGAAAAATTAAAGCCTGAGAAGGAGCTTCAACGAGCTAAGTCTGAAATTCTTAGGAGAAAATTGAAAATCAGGGATCTATTTTGGAATTTGGGTTTATTGTGTGCTGAAGGAAAGCTTCCAGAGTCTTTGTTTGATTCGGAAGGAGCAATACGCAGTGACGATGTAGGTTGATTCTTGACATGTCAATCTTAGAAGATCTATCCTATTATTCATTGTTCTTTGGAATTATTCACTAACTTTAAATGTTCTGTGGCAGATTTTCTGTGCAAAATGCGGGTCCAAAGAGCTGACCACTGATAATGATATAATTCTCTGTGATGGTGCTTGTGACCGTGGATTTCACCAATGCTGTTtaaatcctccattgttaactAAAGACAGTAATATACTAactttttactcttttttatttgttttatttttatttttaattttgtgttgATTTGTGCTTTTGAGTTATCGATCATTTAAATATATCCTTTTTGGGTTACAGTTCCGCCGGGCCATGATATTTGGCTATGCCCAGGATGTAACTGCAAACTTGAATGCATTAAACTTCTTAATGACTTCTTAGGAACAAGTCTTTCTATTAGGGACACCTGGGAGGTCAGTGAGCAAATTCAGGAATTTTTTTCTGTTACAGTTTAGTCTTCATGGTTTATTTATTGAGTTTTTCATTTCTCCTTTAATTTGTTACTGTGCAGCGGGTTTTTCCTGAAGCAACAGAGGCTGCTGGAACTAATGCGGGCCATAACCTGGGACTTCCTTCAGTTGATTCTGATGACAACGATTACAAGCCTAAAGCTCCGGAAGATGAAGAGGTTGAAGGTGGAGAATCAAGCTCTGATGGATCTGATTATGCTTCTGATTCTGAGAAATTGAAAGATTTGCATTCAGAGGATGATGATTATGATCCAAATGCTCCAGATACTGATAGGGGAGCCTCTGAAGAAAATTCAAGCTCTGGTTTCATATCTGATGACACTGTGGACGAAGCTCAAATGCTTGCACCACAGGATGATATTATGAAGTGTAAAAGCTCTCGCAGTAAAAAGTTCAAAGTTGGTTAGAAGCCTTCTGCAGCTGATGAATTGTCATCTTTTCCAAAGCCAAATCTTGGCCAAGAGAGTTCCGCTACTGTTGTCAGGAAAAGACATGTTGGTAGTGGTTTTTTCcctcattaaaaatttacaGGTCTATGTAATTGTAAATtgtataacaaaaaataatcaatGATAGAGGTGTCGTAATAAATAGGTCGATAATGCAGCTTGAAGGATGTAAATTAGTACATGTAACGTTCGTTGTGTGGTTCGATATGTCAAAGTATGGCATAAGTGTACAAGTAGAAGAGCTAAGCTAGTTCAAGAAGcaatatgaaaataaaattttattgaagaaagtGGCCATAGCACATAACATGATGATTGTTGGGGAAGCAGTGAATGCCAGAATAGAAATCTAGTCAAATTTTCTCCACCACCAAACCCTGAATCAGAGTGTTAGGATACATGTGttattcttaattattattactattatgaTTATAGATGTAATCTAGTTCTGCTAGTTGTTGGTAGTAAACTTGGCCTTGTAGTCAATCCAGAGCTGAGTAACGGGCTTGCCAAGAATCTGAGTGAAGTAGTCATCGTTATAGCTGGTCTTCATCCTGTCGTTTAAGTCGGCAACAAAACCATTCTTTATGGTATTGCAGTAGTCTAAGAAGCGAGCAGTGACGTCGTAGCCTTGGAACCAGTTATCTCCACGGCCCGGGGGAGCCCAGCCCGGTGCAGCATAGCCAGCCTTGAGCCTCACGAAATCCGCAATGCCTTCAATGAGACCGGACGGAGCCTGGCCGTTAGCATTCCACTGCAAGAGATGAGTCATCTCGTGATATAGCACTCCTGTCAGATCCTTCTTTATGTCTCCCTGGAACCTCTCTATGTAGCCTGCACTCACATGGATCGCGTTGTTGTCGGCATATGCCACGCCATCGATGTTTTCGACTACCATGGTCACTTTCTGGACATTCTTCACATCATAATCAGTGTTTTGCTGATGGAAGAGCTTGTGTATGAAGTCAGCAGCATCGCTCAGAGTTTGCTTGGCGTAATCCGAGCCTACGTCTTTTTCGAAGCGGCGGCTGCCAACGCTGGATTCAGCATTGTTGGACACTGCATAGTCCACTGCCTTAGTGCCATACACGCTAGCTGCCAGGGTCAGCAACAAGCATAGAACCTGCTTATTATGGTATCTAGCCATTGAATTATATTGAGGATGAGTTGCTTTAATAACTTCGTTGGGTTTTTAATTTGCGCAATTTCGATGGTTTACAACTACTTCCTTTATAGGAGGAATTTGGCGTCAAAACAGCTAGTAATACGGAGGTGTTGGATACATGACATTTATTGGTTAGTCTTTTCTTTGGTAATGGTTCCTAAATATTACTGCATATTGTTGTTTGGATTtatgtataaaaatactaatgtTGGTTGATTGATAGTCTAAAGTATTAAAATTTGCTAGTTCTGTAGTAATATAGTGATATTATGTTATTCACAATATGCATGTGGCCTTATTTGATGCCTATACTTCATGAACAAAAACAACTAGACTAAAAAAAAGTGGTGAACATGTAATAACTCATTTAAAACTTGTAAGTGACCAAAGCAAAAGGCAAACTTGAGGTATCTGATTCAAGTACTGttcacactttttttttttaaaacttcaGTGTGAAGAAAACGGAAAGGTATTTTCGATCTTACAGTTATGACTTAAGAGTGAAAAGTGAAAACTATACAGACAAAgggaaaaaaagaaattgattaATATAGAGTTGTGAATGTAATGCACGACTCCTGTGACAccattttcaattttcaatgaCCGCGTCCTCTGTGGCTAGGCCCAGAATAAGCCCGGCTTATTGAACCCATGAAGGTGAGGTTAGGAGCTGATGATGATTCATCTTTGAGAGGTCTCATGGCCACGGCATTCAAGGAGCTGCTCCAGAGTAGCAACATCATGAAGACACAAATAATGGTATTGAATGCCACCGCAACAGAACAAGAATAACCCTTCTTCATTTTGATCTTTCTTGCTGCTAGAGAAACTGTTATATTTTAGAATTGTGTATGTAGCACCATTAGCATTGTCACCTTTGCAATATATTGCTGAAATTTGCAGAAATTTGTGTTCTTTGACTTTGACTTTCGGATGATCATGTAGTTGTAGCGTTAGTGGCACagtttttctttcaaatttcaATGCCGAACAAATGaaaatttgtatttaaaaaacGTAAAGAGCACGGTTTATTGACTATGGAGGGATTTATGACTTGCACGAGATAAAATATTAAGAGTTAGTGGATTACCAGAAATGTGTGTGTATATAAGTAAGTGGATATTGGACGGAATTGAATAGCATGACTTTGGAACCTAGGCTATCAAGTTCTTTAATGTACGGGAATAGTGTAattgagtagaagagaagacTCGTTTCTCTTTAAAACGgtagaaatttttattttcggAAGCTATTTTCCATactcaagaaaaataaaaacctGAGTTAGATGTTTTTAAGAGAAATACTCAAAAGCCACCAGAATTTATTGTTTTGGCTAGCACTTTAGCTGTAATCTAACAATATACTTTTAACCCACACTTTTAAACATTGATGACTGACTGCGGgccaaaaaaaaattctattggCTTTCTATCATTTctcaaatcaaattataaaacTATTATAATAGctattataatttgatttttagtgAGAAAGCACTATATCAACGCTCAATCATATACTGAGAAACTATTTGTaacttttgagttttgattcTTAATGTAACCTTAAAAACAATTCAGCAATCATATATGAAGTATGATAGACTAGTTAAAATGAAACTTCTTACGTAGATATGTTGTGCTATTCGAAAACATATATTCAGGGAC
This sequence is a window from Arachis stenosperma cultivar V10309 chromosome 10, arast.V10309.gnm1.PFL2, whole genome shotgun sequence. Protein-coding genes within it:
- the LOC130955607 gene encoding uncharacterized protein LOC130955607 translates to MARYHNKQVLCLLLTLAASVYGTKAVDYAVSNNAESSVGSRRFEKDVGSDYAKQTLSDAADFIHKLFHQQNTDYDVKNVQKVTMVVENIDGVAYADNNAIHVSAGYIERFQGDIKKDLTGVLYHEMTHLLQWNANGQAPSGLIEGIADFVRLKAGYAAPGWAPPGRGDNWFQGYDVTARFLDYCNTIKNGFVADLNDRMKTSYNDDYFTQILGKPVTQLWIDYKAKFTTNN